In Leucobacter insecticola, one DNA window encodes the following:
- a CDS encoding aminopeptidase P family protein, translated as MTALENLDSTTEPQNTETHTPETHTPETHTVEIDNTNRSTTPQSDKFLDYISTGWAERADELPAELPVASFARKRRDALAEQFPGTRLVIQAGAMKQRSNDTFYQYRPHSAFAHLTGWGSESEPGAILVLDPAPAGSTSSHEATLFFRERAGRDSEEFFANPEIGEFWIGPRPSLEQVAALLGIRTAPLAAFTSTAADLTLDHPELARAASELRLVKDAYELAEMQAAVDATADGFTDVLAALPKASQHPRGERVVEGVFNQRARLEGNTVGYETIAAAGSHACTLHWIRNDGEVREGDLLLLDAGVELDSLYTADITRTVPISGTFSPVQRRVYEAVLEAADAARAIVRPGIRFGDVHDAAMQVIERYTREWGFLPSNENDPTAYYRRYMVHGTSHHLGLDVHDCAQARRDMYLDGILKEGMVFTIEPGLYFQPDDLTVPEEYRGIGVRIEDDIVVTETGCVNLSAAIPRTADEVEAWITAAQR; from the coding sequence CACACCGTCGAGATCGACAACACCAACCGCAGCACTACCCCGCAGTCAGACAAGTTCCTCGACTATATTTCGACCGGTTGGGCCGAGCGCGCAGATGAGCTTCCGGCAGAGCTGCCCGTGGCCTCTTTCGCGCGCAAGCGCCGCGATGCGCTCGCGGAGCAGTTCCCCGGCACGCGCCTCGTGATCCAGGCGGGCGCGATGAAGCAGCGCTCAAACGATACTTTCTACCAGTACCGCCCGCACAGCGCGTTTGCGCACCTCACCGGCTGGGGCTCGGAGAGTGAACCGGGGGCAATCCTGGTGCTCGATCCGGCTCCCGCGGGCAGCACAAGCAGCCACGAGGCGACCCTGTTCTTCCGCGAGCGGGCTGGGCGCGACAGCGAGGAATTCTTTGCGAACCCTGAGATCGGTGAGTTCTGGATCGGGCCGCGCCCCTCGCTTGAGCAGGTCGCGGCATTGCTCGGGATCCGCACTGCGCCGCTCGCGGCCTTCACCAGCACCGCAGCAGATCTCACGCTGGATCATCCCGAGCTTGCCCGTGCGGCCTCGGAACTGCGCCTCGTGAAAGATGCCTACGAGCTTGCCGAGATGCAGGCCGCGGTCGACGCGACGGCCGACGGGTTCACCGATGTCCTCGCGGCGCTGCCGAAGGCCAGCCAGCATCCGCGCGGCGAGCGCGTCGTCGAGGGCGTGTTCAACCAGCGCGCGAGGCTCGAAGGCAACACCGTCGGCTATGAGACGATCGCGGCGGCGGGATCACACGCCTGTACGCTGCACTGGATCCGCAACGACGGAGAGGTGCGCGAGGGCGATCTGCTCCTGCTCGACGCCGGCGTCGAACTCGACAGCCTCTACACCGCTGATATCACCCGCACCGTCCCGATCTCGGGGACGTTCAGCCCGGTACAGCGCCGTGTCTACGAGGCCGTGCTTGAGGCCGCAGATGCTGCGCGTGCGATCGTGCGGCCCGGGATCCGCTTCGGCGACGTTCACGATGCCGCAATGCAGGTGATCGAGCGATACACCCGCGAGTGGGGCTTCCTGCCGAGCAACGAAAACGATCCGACCGCGTATTACCGCCGCTATATGGTGCACGGCACGAGCCACCACCTCGGCCTTGATGTGCACGACTGTGCCCAGGCACGCCGTGACATGTATCTCGACGGGATCCTCAAGGAGGGCATGGTCTTTACGATCGAGCCCGGGCTGTACTTCCAGCCTGACGACCTCACCGTGCCCGAGGAGTACCGGGGCATCGGGGTCAGGATCGAGGACGACATCGTGGTTACCGAGACCGGCTGCGTGAATCTCTCGGCGGCGATCCCGCGCACCGCGGACGAGGTGGAGGCCTGGATCACCGCCGCACAGCGGTAG
- a CDS encoding phytoene desaturase family protein has translation MTKAAHEYTHDVVIVGGGHNALVAAAYLARAGKSVAVLERLDHLGGAAVSEEPWAGVAARLSRYSYLVSLLPQQIIQDLGLKIDLNRRRYSSYTPDPADPSLGLLVDNGDVAATAASFNRVTGDPAEAERFAAFYDRIGPLARRLFPTVTEPLKRRSEVKELIGDDALWDDFIERPIGHVIRESLNTDLARGIALTDGLIGTFATADEESLRQNLCFLYHVIGGGTGDWDVPVGGMGRVSGELERAALVAGAELRTGAEVTAVSAEGTVTFVQNGGSGSLRGRLVLNGLGPALFEKMLTAGGVAVTESSRVPRPEGAQVKINMLLKRLPKLRDTSVDPSAAFAGTFHINETLTQLDAAHAAAASGALPHPLPAEIYCHSLTDPSILSEELQKEGVQTLTLFGLHVPDRLVNAENNEQLREKLLVAAQRSLDSVLAEPIADCLYIAPDGTPCIEARTTLDLEESLGMIGGDIFHGGLSWPWAADDEDLSTPAARWGVATQLPNVLVCGSGARRGGAVSGLGGHNAAQAALEILGEEATAVRR, from the coding sequence ATGACCAAAGCAGCTCATGAATACACACACGACGTCGTCATTGTTGGTGGAGGACACAACGCGCTTGTCGCGGCTGCCTATCTCGCCCGGGCGGGAAAATCGGTGGCGGTGCTCGAACGCCTTGACCATCTGGGTGGTGCTGCGGTGTCGGAAGAACCCTGGGCGGGCGTCGCGGCGAGGCTCTCGCGGTACTCCTATTTGGTGAGCCTGTTGCCGCAGCAGATTATTCAGGATCTGGGCCTCAAGATCGATCTGAATCGCCGCCGGTATTCCTCCTACACCCCGGACCCCGCGGATCCGAGCCTCGGCCTGCTCGTCGACAACGGTGATGTCGCCGCCACGGCCGCCTCGTTTAATAGGGTGACCGGTGACCCAGCTGAAGCCGAACGATTCGCGGCCTTCTACGACCGTATCGGGCCGCTTGCGCGTCGACTGTTTCCGACCGTCACCGAGCCGCTCAAGCGTCGCTCTGAGGTGAAAGAACTGATCGGTGATGACGCGCTCTGGGACGACTTCATTGAGCGCCCGATTGGGCACGTCATCCGCGAGTCACTCAACACCGATCTTGCGCGCGGGATCGCCCTCACCGACGGCCTTATCGGTACCTTTGCGACGGCCGACGAGGAATCGCTCAGGCAAAACCTGTGCTTCCTCTACCACGTCATCGGCGGGGGAACGGGGGACTGGGACGTGCCCGTCGGTGGCATGGGGCGGGTCAGCGGTGAACTTGAGCGCGCGGCGCTCGTCGCGGGCGCTGAACTGCGCACGGGCGCGGAGGTCACGGCCGTGTCGGCTGAGGGCACTGTGACCTTTGTGCAGAACGGCGGCTCGGGATCACTGCGCGGGCGTCTCGTGCTCAACGGGCTCGGCCCCGCGCTCTTCGAGAAGATGCTGACAGCGGGCGGGGTGGCCGTGACGGAATCCTCTCGGGTGCCGCGCCCCGAGGGGGCACAGGTCAAGATCAACATGCTGTTGAAGCGGCTGCCGAAGCTTCGGGACACGAGTGTTGATCCGAGTGCTGCGTTCGCGGGCACCTTTCACATCAACGAAACGCTCACTCAGCTCGACGCCGCGCACGCCGCGGCTGCGAGCGGTGCGCTGCCTCATCCGCTGCCTGCCGAGATCTACTGTCACTCGCTCACGGATCCCTCAATCCTCTCCGAAGAGCTGCAGAAAGAAGGCGTGCAGACGCTCACGCTCTTTGGTTTGCACGTACCGGATCGCCTTGTGAACGCGGAGAATAATGAGCAGCTGCGCGAAAAACTACTCGTTGCCGCGCAGCGTTCGCTCGATTCAGTGCTCGCAGAGCCGATCGCTGATTGCCTCTACATCGCCCCCGATGGCACACCGTGCATCGAGGCGCGCACGACCCTGGACCTCGAGGAATCGCTTGGCATGATCGGCGGCGATATCTTCCACGGGGGTCTCTCCTGGCCGTGGGCCGCGGACGACGAGGATCTCTCGACCCCCGCCGCCCGCTGGGGAGTGGCCACGCAGCTGCCGAACGTGCTCGTGTGCGGCTCGGGTGCGCGCCGCGGCGGGGCCGTGAGCGGCCTCGGCGGCCACAACGCGGCGCAAGCGGCGCTCGAGATCCTCGGAGAGGAAGCTACCGCTGTGCGGCGGTGA
- a CDS encoding MarR family winged helix-turn-helix transcriptional regulator: MGTRDADYTPLELEMWDLRDRATETIPRMIPGVDEHAMRLCMTLRTASNLVFLDLHEDLQKHGDLTPAELNVLLIANLQGEVEFRHLTKFASLKKATASTIVDSLVKRGLLSRRISPEDRRVMLIAPTELGASAFQRDFARYNEREKAWSALITDEERETLVRILSALISRGLGDPSLLEETDPQG, translated from the coding sequence TTGGGGACACGAGACGCTGATTACACGCCGCTAGAACTGGAGATGTGGGACTTGCGCGACCGCGCAACTGAGACGATTCCCCGCATGATTCCGGGCGTCGATGAGCACGCCATGCGATTGTGTATGACACTTCGAACCGCTTCCAATCTCGTGTTCTTGGATCTTCACGAAGATCTGCAGAAGCACGGCGACCTGACGCCGGCGGAGCTCAACGTTCTTCTCATCGCAAATTTGCAGGGCGAAGTGGAGTTTCGGCACCTGACGAAGTTCGCCAGTCTCAAGAAAGCCACCGCGTCGACCATTGTGGACTCGCTCGTCAAGCGAGGCCTCCTGTCGAGACGCATCTCACCCGAGGACCGTCGAGTGATGCTGATCGCGCCCACAGAGCTCGGCGCGAGCGCCTTCCAACGCGACTTTGCTCGCTACAACGAGCGTGAAAAGGCCTGGTCGGCGCTCATTACCGACGAAGAACGCGAAACGCTCGTCAGGATCCTCTCGGCGCTCATCTCGCGCGGTCTTGGGGATCCGAGTCTCCTTGAGGAAACCGACCCGCAGGGATAG
- a CDS encoding aldo/keto reductase, which produces MERNTLGHSGLQVPPLTLGSYHVYDRMSQEEIVDLLRTAVDAGINWFDVGHYASAANPERRVSDTDIRFGWARIAAGIKREDYIHTEKLWFGGPRPTFKAQLAESLPRAQVDAADIVIENPDTAYHFGTPHDMKDIVTQMAGVIDAGLSRFWGINHATPAEIREACEFADREGMPLPTVLQLPYSAIARRMAEDPDLVEVMTDFDLTIQASNTLAVGVLVGRPAAQAGRPLGPDGMTAHAERVAGEFAQIAESLEATPAQLAIAFTLANPHVASVIAGMSKRSQLEDNLGAISLLSRVGAAGIRDALSALPQNERELSVGELEN; this is translated from the coding sequence ATGGAGCGAAACACCCTCGGGCACAGCGGACTACAGGTCCCGCCACTCACGCTGGGCTCGTACCACGTATACGACCGGATGAGCCAGGAGGAGATCGTAGATCTTCTTCGAACCGCGGTTGATGCGGGCATCAACTGGTTCGATGTCGGCCACTACGCCTCCGCCGCGAATCCCGAGCGGCGAGTATCTGACACCGACATTCGATTCGGCTGGGCTCGGATCGCCGCCGGCATCAAGCGTGAAGACTACATTCACACCGAAAAGCTGTGGTTCGGCGGCCCACGCCCCACGTTCAAGGCGCAGCTTGCCGAATCACTCCCACGCGCACAGGTGGATGCTGCCGACATCGTGATCGAGAACCCAGACACCGCCTATCACTTCGGCACTCCTCACGACATGAAAGACATCGTGACACAGATGGCCGGAGTCATCGACGCCGGACTCTCCCGATTCTGGGGCATCAATCACGCGACACCCGCAGAGATCCGCGAGGCTTGCGAATTTGCTGACCGGGAGGGGATGCCGCTGCCGACCGTGCTGCAGCTTCCATACAGCGCCATCGCCCGCCGCATGGCTGAGGATCCGGATCTGGTCGAGGTCATGACCGACTTCGACCTCACGATCCAGGCCTCGAACACCCTGGCCGTTGGTGTCCTCGTTGGTCGCCCCGCTGCGCAGGCCGGCCGGCCGCTTGGCCCCGACGGAATGACAGCCCATGCCGAGCGCGTCGCGGGAGAGTTCGCGCAGATCGCCGAGTCACTCGAGGCAACACCTGCTCAGCTCGCCATCGCGTTCACACTCGCCAACCCGCACGTCGCATCAGTCATCGCGGGCATGAGCAAACGGTCGCAGCTCGAAGACAACCTCGGTGCGATCAGCCTCCTGTCGCGAGTCGGAGCCGCCGGGATCCGCGACGCGCTCAGCGCCCTCCCCCAGAACGAACGCGAACTCAGCGTCGGTGAACTCGAAAACTAG
- a CDS encoding ABC transporter substrate-binding protein translates to MRIKPTFVSGVALAAAAALLLSSCASDRGGNANGTSGDGVFVFAGSADPVSLDPALSSDSETSRVTQQMFEGLVGYAEGSAEIEPKLATEWTQSEDGKSFTFKLRENVEFSDGTPFNAEAVCYNFDRWYNWTGPLQGQNISNLYQLIFGGFKTSDDPALTDGLYESCSADSEHEVTIHLSRTYGNFVQSLAIVQFAMQSPTALEKYAADEVAVDGGDVRFGEYATKHPTGTGPYVFESWDNGQQITLRANENYWGDKAKTERVIIKFIADPTARVQALQSGEIDAYDLVAPADIAALSGDGYQLLNRDPFNVLYLGMDQATPELQDVRVREAISYAIDKDALIAQTLPEGSEAATQFVPPVVAGWSPNAKGFAHDPEKARKLLAEAGQSDLTLDFYYPTGVSRPYMPAPEDLFVALRTQLEAAGITVNGIPQKWSPEYLETTKAKPGHGLYLLGATLIINAPETLGIFFSGPNVEWGMDNPAVFEAVGSARLEMTPELSAKAYKEAADLISTVIPGVPLAHVPVTVALAAGVSGYVPSPTGGEVWNTVSVK, encoded by the coding sequence ATGAGAATCAAACCAACTTTTGTGAGTGGGGTGGCCCTCGCGGCCGCGGCCGCGCTGCTACTCTCCTCGTGCGCGAGCGACCGCGGAGGAAACGCAAACGGCACATCTGGCGATGGCGTCTTTGTCTTTGCTGGCTCCGCCGATCCAGTATCGCTTGATCCGGCATTGTCTAGCGACAGTGAGACCAGCCGCGTCACGCAGCAGATGTTTGAGGGCCTCGTCGGATACGCCGAGGGATCCGCCGAGATCGAACCCAAGCTCGCGACCGAGTGGACACAAAGCGAAGACGGCAAGAGCTTCACCTTCAAGCTGCGCGAAAACGTCGAGTTCAGCGACGGGACCCCCTTCAACGCGGAGGCCGTTTGCTATAACTTCGACCGCTGGTACAACTGGACCGGCCCCCTGCAGGGGCAGAACATCTCGAATCTGTATCAGCTGATCTTCGGTGGCTTCAAAACAAGCGACGATCCTGCACTCACCGACGGCCTCTATGAGAGCTGCTCCGCAGATTCTGAGCACGAAGTGACCATTCATCTCAGCCGCACCTATGGCAACTTCGTTCAGTCGCTCGCGATTGTGCAGTTCGCCATGCAGAGTCCCACGGCTCTTGAGAAGTACGCTGCGGACGAGGTCGCCGTCGACGGCGGTGACGTTCGGTTTGGTGAGTACGCCACCAAGCATCCGACGGGAACCGGCCCCTATGTCTTTGAATCCTGGGACAACGGCCAGCAGATCACCCTGCGCGCGAACGAGAATTACTGGGGCGACAAGGCCAAGACCGAGCGCGTCATCATCAAGTTCATCGCCGATCCGACCGCGAGGGTCCAGGCATTGCAGAGCGGCGAAATCGATGCCTACGATCTCGTCGCCCCCGCCGACATCGCCGCCCTCAGCGGTGACGGATACCAGCTCCTCAACCGCGATCCGTTCAATGTGCTCTACCTCGGCATGGACCAGGCAACCCCCGAGTTGCAGGACGTGCGCGTGCGCGAGGCCATCTCGTACGCGATCGATAAGGATGCGCTGATCGCGCAGACACTTCCCGAGGGATCCGAGGCCGCGACGCAGTTTGTGCCGCCGGTGGTCGCCGGCTGGAGCCCGAACGCGAAGGGGTTTGCTCACGACCCCGAGAAGGCCCGCAAACTTCTCGCCGAGGCGGGTCAGAGTGATCTCACGCTCGACTTCTACTACCCGACCGGTGTATCCCGGCCATACATGCCCGCCCCGGAGGATCTTTTCGTTGCCCTCCGCACACAACTGGAGGCTGCGGGGATCACGGTCAATGGAATTCCGCAAAAGTGGAGTCCCGAGTATCTTGAGACGACCAAGGCAAAGCCCGGCCACGGACTATACCTGCTCGGTGCAACCCTCATTATCAACGCGCCGGAAACACTCGGCATCTTCTTCAGCGGCCCGAACGTGGAGTGGGGAATGGACAACCCGGCCGTGTTTGAAGCAGTCGGAAGTGCGCGTCTGGAGATGACACCGGAGCTCTCGGCGAAGGCCTACAAAGAGGCAGCCGACCTCATTAGCACGGTCATCCCCGGGGTGCCGCTCGCCCACGTTCCGGTCACTGTGGCACTGGCCGCAGGTGTTTCGGGCTACGTACCCAGCCCCACCGGTGGCGAGGTCTGGAACACCGTCAGCGTCAAGTAG
- a CDS encoding ABC transporter permease: MIRYITQRLLQTVPVLVGLLVLLFVWLRMLPGNPAQALLGETATSEAVARLNAQYGFDKPLLEQFWLYIVRLFSGDFGTSIRTGENVLDSFISRFPATLELAIAALLFAAIVGIPLGYLAARRRGTLFDSIVVGGSLFGVVVPVFFLAYILKFVFALKLGMFPTAGRIDSRIEATHPTRLYVLDGVLTGEWDAALNSLAHLILPAIALGAIPLAMIVRITRASVLETMGEDFVRTATAKGLDRFVISRRHVLRPALLPVVTVFGLQAGALLAGAVLTETVFALNGIGQFLFEAINQLDYPVLQLYILFIAVIYVFVNLLVDITYGYIDPRTRLS; this comes from the coding sequence ATGATTCGATACATTACGCAACGTCTACTGCAGACAGTGCCGGTCCTTGTCGGACTCCTGGTTCTGCTGTTTGTGTGGCTGCGCATGCTGCCGGGAAACCCCGCGCAGGCACTGCTCGGCGAAACAGCAACCTCCGAGGCGGTGGCGCGACTCAACGCACAGTACGGCTTCGACAAGCCACTGCTGGAGCAGTTCTGGCTCTATATTGTGCGCCTGTTTTCTGGCGACTTTGGAACCTCGATCCGCACCGGTGAAAACGTGCTCGACAGCTTCATCTCGCGATTTCCAGCGACACTGGAACTCGCCATCGCCGCGCTCCTGTTCGCGGCGATCGTGGGGATCCCTCTCGGTTACCTCGCCGCACGACGCCGCGGCACGCTCTTCGACAGCATCGTCGTCGGTGGGTCCCTCTTCGGGGTGGTGGTGCCCGTCTTCTTTCTCGCCTACATCCTCAAATTCGTCTTCGCACTCAAGCTCGGCATGTTCCCCACCGCGGGCAGGATCGACTCGCGGATCGAGGCGACACACCCCACGCGCCTGTACGTGCTCGACGGTGTACTCACGGGCGAGTGGGACGCGGCCCTCAACTCCCTCGCGCATCTGATCCTGCCAGCGATTGCGCTGGGCGCAATCCCGCTCGCGATGATCGTGAGGATCACTCGCGCATCGGTACTCGAGACCATGGGCGAAGATTTCGTGCGCACAGCGACGGCGAAAGGACTCGATCGATTCGTCATCAGCCGCCGCCACGTGTTGCGCCCGGCGCTGCTCCCGGTGGTCACGGTGTTTGGCCTCCAGGCGGGGGCACTCCTGGCCGGTGCGGTGCTCACCGAGACGGTCTTCGCGCTCAACGGAATCGGCCAGTTTCTGTTTGAGGCCATCAATCAACTCGACTATCCGGTGCTGCAGCTCTACATCCTATTCATCGCGGTGATCTACGTGTTTGTCAACCTCCTCGTTGACATCACCTACGGATACATCGACCCACGAACGAGATTGTCATGA
- a CDS encoding ABC transporter permease codes for MTSIASSRTAASRRQSTWRLVVGRLRRRPDAIVGAVIVAVFLAVALLAPWLTPYSPGSAEWAALVSPTVVPGPSAEHLLGLDSFGSDLATQLLFGARQSLIIGLSATAIGVTLGSALGILAGGIGGPVDAIIMRFVDILLSIPGLLLAVSIAAIMGKSPFAIMIAIGVSQIPIFARLMRGSMLGERGREYVLAARSLGFRTRSIITTQMLPNAIGPVIVQATLVLATATIEVAALSYLGLGTADPTAAEWGRMLVKAQSRLETAPLLAFAPGICIAVTALGFTLLGESLREALDPKGKAQR; via the coding sequence ATGACCAGCATCGCTTCCTCACGCACCGCCGCCTCGCGGCGGCAATCCACCTGGCGGCTGGTTGTCGGCCGACTTCGCCGCAGGCCCGACGCGATCGTCGGCGCCGTCATCGTCGCGGTCTTTCTCGCGGTTGCCCTTCTCGCCCCCTGGTTGACGCCCTACAGTCCGGGAAGTGCCGAGTGGGCGGCGCTGGTATCCCCCACAGTGGTTCCGGGGCCGAGCGCGGAGCACCTCCTCGGCCTCGACAGCTTCGGATCGGATCTTGCCACACAGTTGCTGTTCGGCGCTCGGCAATCACTGATTATTGGCCTCAGCGCCACCGCAATCGGCGTCACTCTCGGATCAGCACTCGGGATCCTCGCCGGCGGCATCGGCGGCCCAGTGGACGCGATCATCATGCGATTTGTCGACATTCTGCTCTCGATCCCGGGACTCCTGCTCGCAGTGAGCATCGCCGCAATCATGGGAAAGAGCCCGTTTGCAATCATGATCGCCATCGGTGTGAGTCAGATCCCGATCTTCGCGAGACTCATGCGCGGGTCAATGCTTGGTGAGCGGGGGCGCGAATATGTGCTCGCGGCCAGATCGCTCGGGTTTCGCACGCGGAGCATCATCACCACGCAGATGCTGCCTAACGCGATCGGTCCGGTGATCGTGCAGGCAACTCTCGTGCTCGCCACCGCGACCATCGAGGTTGCCGCGCTCTCCTATCTCGGGCTTGGCACCGCGGATCCCACCGCGGCGGAGTGGGGGCGCATGCTCGTCAAGGCACAATCGCGACTCGAGACGGCCCCCCTGCTCGCGTTCGCGCCGGGTATCTGCATCGCCGTCACGGCGCTCGGCTTCACTCTGCTTGGCGAATCGCTCCGCGAAGCGCTCGATCCGAAAGGGAAGGCACAGCGATGA
- a CDS encoding ABC transporter ATP-binding protein produces the protein MTRKVGPAPVLRVEELRVQFAQAERDSEALPAVDGLSFALHVGEVLAIVGESGCGKSATALALMGLLPRSAQVDGSVRFAGTEILGANEKQLTQIRGAQISMIFQDPLSALNPVLTIGLQLTEVLRKHLQLNRKDARARAIELLEEVGIPDPQQRFGEYPHQLSGGMRQRVMIAIAIACEPQILIADEPTTALDTTIQAQILELLQRIAAERSMSVILITHDLGVVAGMADRVLVMYGGRVVEAASRHDLFRAPMHRYTNGLLNSLPRLDAAQPHRLDAIPGSAFDRQAWASACAFANRCSFATTACHSPDIPFEELRPNHEVRCLHPAKGPKHA, from the coding sequence ATGACCCGAAAGGTAGGCCCAGCCCCCGTGCTGCGGGTAGAAGAGCTGCGCGTGCAATTCGCGCAGGCCGAACGGGACAGTGAAGCGCTGCCCGCCGTTGACGGCCTCAGCTTCGCGCTCCACGTCGGTGAGGTACTCGCGATCGTTGGGGAGTCGGGATGCGGAAAATCGGCCACCGCACTCGCACTCATGGGACTTCTGCCGCGCAGCGCACAGGTGGACGGTTCCGTGCGGTTTGCTGGGACCGAGATACTCGGCGCAAACGAAAAGCAGCTGACGCAGATTCGCGGCGCCCAGATATCGATGATCTTCCAGGATCCACTCTCGGCGTTGAATCCGGTACTGACCATCGGGCTTCAACTCACGGAAGTTCTGCGAAAGCACTTGCAGTTGAACCGCAAGGACGCACGGGCACGCGCGATTGAGCTCCTCGAAGAGGTGGGGATCCCCGACCCTCAGCAGCGTTTCGGCGAGTACCCGCATCAGCTGTCTGGCGGTATGCGCCAGCGCGTCATGATCGCGATCGCGATCGCCTGCGAGCCGCAGATCCTCATCGCAGATGAGCCAACAACGGCGCTCGACACGACCATCCAAGCTCAGATTCTTGAGCTGCTCCAGCGGATCGCCGCCGAGCGCAGCATGTCGGTGATCTTGATCACCCACGACCTCGGCGTCGTCGCTGGGATGGCCGACAGGGTGCTCGTGATGTATGGCGGTCGCGTCGTCGAGGCCGCAAGTCGGCATGATCTCTTCCGCGCCCCCATGCACCGCTACACCAACGGCCTCCTCAACTCGTTGCCGAGGCTGGACGCGGCGCAACCGCATCGACTCGACGCGATTCCCGGGTCCGCCTTTGACCGGCAGGCGTGGGCCTCGGCGTGTGCGTTCGCGAATCGCTGCAGCTTCGCGACTACGGCCTGCCACTCCCCCGACATTCCCTTCGAAGAGCTGCGCCCGAACCACGAGGTGCGTTGCTTGCATCCCGCGAAAGGACCCAAGCACGCATGA
- a CDS encoding ABC transporter ATP-binding protein, with product MNDTTTPALVEARDLSVRYVTRRSAITNRPVQHLTGVDRVSLSLQRGQSYGLVGESGSGKSTLGRALIRLEQIAEGSVHFDGRDITTLKGEALRRLRPRMQMIFQDPMGSLNPRQSIATILGAPLRVHKLAGSPSEQRQRISDTLDLVGLPSSVLTRYPHEFSGGQRQRIGIARAVIQQPDFIVADEPVSALDVSVQAQIVNLLQDIKESLGLTSLVVAHDLAVVRHISDTVGVMYLGSVVEEAPSDELYAQPLHPYTRALLSAAPVPDPELEDTRERIVLSGEIPSPSAVHQGCRFASRCPVKKSERCDNERPELRLLVGKHRVACHWAEEFLPDTVSQLRGAS from the coding sequence ATGAATGACACCACTACCCCCGCCCTCGTTGAGGCCCGAGATCTCTCCGTTCGTTACGTGACGAGGCGAAGCGCGATCACGAATCGGCCCGTGCAACACCTCACCGGGGTGGACAGGGTCAGCCTGTCCCTCCAGCGCGGCCAGAGCTATGGACTCGTTGGAGAATCAGGATCCGGAAAATCCACGCTCGGGCGAGCCCTGATTCGCCTGGAACAGATCGCCGAGGGCAGCGTACATTTCGACGGCCGTGACATCACGACACTGAAGGGCGAAGCGCTTCGCCGCCTGCGCCCTCGCATGCAGATGATCTTCCAGGACCCGATGGGGAGCCTCAACCCGAGACAGAGCATCGCCACGATCCTCGGGGCCCCGCTGCGTGTACACAAGCTCGCGGGTTCCCCGAGCGAGCAGCGCCAACGCATCTCGGACACGCTCGACCTTGTTGGCCTGCCCAGCTCGGTGCTCACGCGGTACCCGCACGAGTTTTCGGGCGGGCAACGTCAGCGGATCGGGATCGCGCGCGCGGTGATCCAGCAGCCCGATTTCATCGTTGCCGACGAGCCGGTTTCCGCGCTCGACGTATCTGTGCAGGCTCAGATCGTGAACCTGCTCCAAGACATCAAGGAATCGCTGGGGCTGACATCGCTCGTTGTCGCCCACGACCTCGCGGTTGTGCGACACATCAGCGACACGGTCGGGGTGATGTACCTCGGGAGTGTGGTGGAAGAAGCACCGAGCGACGAACTCTACGCACAACCGCTGCATCCGTACACACGCGCGCTGCTGTCTGCCGCGCCGGTGCCGGATCCAGAACTCGAAGATACCCGCGAGCGGATCGTGCTCAGCGGCGAGATCCCCAGTCCGAGCGCCGTGCACCAGGGCTGCCGTTTTGCCTCACGCTGCCCGGTCAAGAAAAGCGAACGCTGCGACAACGAGCGACCGGAGCTTCGCCTTCTCGTTGGGAAGCACCGGGTTGCCTGCCACTGGGCGGAAGAATTCTTGCCAGACACCGTCTCTCAACTCCGAGGAGCATCATGA